A window of Kribbella voronezhensis genomic DNA:
AAGGCGGTCGTGCCGCCGCCGAGTACCACCGGGCCGACCATCAGGTGCAGTTCGTCGACCAGGCCGGCCCGCAGCAGGTCGTTCCACAGCGTCCGGCTGCCGAACATGATGATGTCGCCGCCGTCGCCCTGCTTGAGCTCGGCGATCTGCTCGTGCGCGTCCTCGCGCCGCACGATCCGGGTCGTGTCGGACCACGGCGCCGTGTCGTCGGAGGTGATGCTGTCGGAGACGACCACCTTCTGGATCGCGTTGTCGCGCCGGGAGATCTCCTGCTGGTCCTCGGTCGCGTCCGGCAGGTCCACGACACCCGGCCAGAACCCGCGGAACATGTCGTAGGAGTTCCTGCCGAGCAGCAGGGTGTCGGCGGTGCCGAGCCGCTCCGCGCAGTACGCGTCGAAGAAGTCACCCATCGGCAGCAGCATCACGTTGTCGCCGGGGCCGGTGATGTAGCCGTCGAGCGAGACGATGTTGTGAACGATCAGCTTGCGCATCTCAGTACTCCTTCATCCTCGGCGTGCGCTTGGCCGCACGCTTCGAAGAGGTAGAGACAGCCGGGTTCGCGGATTAATCGGTCCCGGCAGAAAAAGTTTCCGGTACGTCGAACCGCCGGTGCAGCGCCGGGTCCAGGAACCCCGAGATCCAGCTGATCCGGCCGTCGCGGAGGTGGAGCAGATTGATCGCGCCGAGCCGGAAGACCCCGTCGGCCGGGTCCTGCATGTAGCAGGCGAATCCGGGCTGTCCGTTCGCGCGG
This region includes:
- a CDS encoding dihydrofolate reductase family protein, whose amino-acid sequence is MRKLIVHNIVSLDGYITGPGDNVMLLPMGDFFDAYCAERLGTADTLLLGRNSYDMFRGFWPGVVDLPDATEDQQEISRRDNAIQKVVVSDSITSDDTAPWSDTTRIVRREDAHEQIAELKQGDGGDIIMFGSRTLWNDLLRAGLVDELHLMVGPVVLGGGTTAFADGDVPPLTLIDTRRSEGSDNLLLRYAVANS